A stretch of Aureispira sp. CCB-E DNA encodes these proteins:
- a CDS encoding site-specific integrase translates to MKIKTYLQSLYKSSTATSYHLEWLDFESFVNQLNISIKSIDYQLLLDYVQALQKRNLKPVSINRKLLIIEQVFKYLF, encoded by the coding sequence ATGAAGATAAAAACCTATCTACAAAGTTTGTATAAATCAAGCACAGCGACCTCTTATCATTTAGAATGGTTGGACTTTGAAAGCTTTGTAAATCAGTTGAATATTAGTATTAAATCTATTGATTACCAACTACTGTTGGATTATGTTCAAGCACTTCAAAAGAGAAACTTAAAGCCTGTAAGCATCAATAGAAAGCTGTTGATTATAGAGCAAGTGTTTAAGTATTTATTCTAA